The following coding sequences are from one Comamonas koreensis window:
- a CDS encoding hydantoinase/oxoprolinase family protein, which translates to MATSQVIRAGADIGGTFTDIALEVDGVLFSEKVLTDYEKPERAIVTGLKQAAAQAGIAPAQIGTVIHGTTLATNSLIERRGARTAFITSEGFRDVIEMRNEGRFEQYDLAIQLPAPLIARNHRYTVQGRLDAKGQELQPLDEAEVQDVIAQLREGAYDSVAVGLMHSYKNPAHEKRVRALIVEALPQLSVSISSEVSPQIREFERFNTVCANAYVKPLMSSYLQRLAQALVAEGMHCPLYLIHSGGGVMSLANAAEFPVRLLESGPAGGAIYASDFAAKYGQDKVVSFDMGGTTAKICLIDQHVPKTARVFEVARSYRFKKGSGMPISIPVIEMIEIGAGGGSIAHVDDMRQVRVGPESAGSEPGPASYGRGGARPTVTDADLLLHKLDPARFAGGSMRLNMPAAQDAMATHVGQAQGLDAVRAAYAVAEVVDENMANAARMHAVESGQDLEAYTMIAYGGAAPLHAVRLCEKLGIHRLLIPTGAGVGSAIGFLRAPFAYESLRSSVIRMSQFDGEAVNAMLREMEVEVSAFLHDTGYDGETVKELRAFMRYCGQGWEIPVSVPVQHFGADSVPALNAAFVQNYVALFGHAIDGLDIEVVSWALSLRSKTLPPAKAALQRGGTPQKGAGTVLDRREVFDGKQGQFYVCDIYERLGLPRGQAVPGPVVIVEKETSTYVSPGFKVVLQADDCMLVERMDSGV; encoded by the coding sequence ATGGCAACAAGCCAAGTCATACGCGCCGGGGCAGACATCGGCGGCACTTTCACAGATATCGCGCTCGAGGTCGATGGCGTCCTGTTCAGCGAGAAGGTCCTGACGGACTATGAAAAACCTGAGCGCGCCATCGTCACAGGCCTCAAACAGGCGGCAGCCCAGGCAGGCATTGCGCCAGCGCAGATCGGCACGGTGATCCACGGCACGACCCTGGCCACCAACTCGCTGATCGAGCGGCGCGGCGCCAGAACCGCCTTCATCACCAGCGAAGGTTTTCGCGATGTGATCGAGATGCGCAACGAGGGCCGTTTTGAGCAGTACGACCTGGCCATCCAGCTGCCCGCGCCGCTGATTGCCCGCAACCACCGCTATACCGTGCAGGGCCGGCTCGATGCCAAGGGCCAGGAGCTGCAGCCGCTCGATGAGGCAGAGGTGCAGGACGTGATTGCCCAGCTGCGCGAGGGTGCATACGACAGCGTGGCCGTGGGCCTGATGCACAGCTACAAGAACCCGGCCCATGAAAAGCGGGTGCGCGCGCTGATTGTAGAGGCGCTGCCCCAGCTGTCAGTGTCCATCTCCAGCGAAGTCTCGCCCCAGATTCGCGAGTTCGAGCGCTTCAACACCGTCTGCGCCAATGCCTATGTGAAGCCGCTGATGTCCTCCTACCTGCAGCGCCTGGCCCAGGCCTTGGTGGCAGAGGGCATGCATTGCCCGCTCTACCTGATCCACTCGGGCGGCGGGGTGATGTCGCTGGCCAATGCGGCCGAGTTTCCGGTGCGCCTGCTCGAATCCGGCCCGGCCGGTGGCGCCATCTACGCCAGCGATTTTGCGGCCAAGTACGGCCAGGACAAGGTGGTGTCCTTTGACATGGGCGGCACCACCGCCAAGATCTGCCTCATCGACCAGCATGTACCCAAGACAGCGCGCGTGTTTGAAGTGGCGCGCAGCTACCGCTTCAAAAAGGGCAGCGGCATGCCGATCTCAATCCCCGTCATCGAGATGATCGAGATCGGCGCGGGCGGCGGCTCCATCGCCCATGTGGATGACATGCGCCAGGTGCGCGTGGGGCCGGAGAGCGCGGGCTCGGAGCCGGGCCCTGCCAGCTACGGCCGGGGCGGCGCCCGCCCGACGGTGACCGATGCCGACTTGCTGCTGCATAAGCTCGACCCGGCACGCTTTGCCGGCGGCAGCATGCGGCTGAACATGCCTGCCGCGCAAGACGCGATGGCCACCCATGTCGGCCAGGCGCAAGGCCTGGACGCGGTGCGTGCGGCCTATGCCGTGGCCGAAGTGGTGGACGAGAACATGGCCAATGCCGCGCGCATGCATGCCGTGGAGTCCGGCCAGGACCTGGAGGCCTACACGATGATCGCCTACGGCGGCGCTGCGCCGCTGCATGCCGTGCGGCTGTGCGAAAAGCTGGGCATCCATCGCCTGCTGATCCCGACGGGCGCCGGCGTGGGCTCGGCCATCGGCTTTTTGCGCGCGCCCTTTGCCTATGAGTCGCTGCGCAGCTCGGTGATACGCATGAGCCAGTTCGATGGCGAGGCCGTCAATGCCATGCTGCGCGAGATGGAGGTGGAGGTGAGCGCCTTTTTGCACGACACCGGCTACGACGGCGAGACCGTCAAGGAGCTGCGTGCCTTTATGCGCTACTGCGGCCAGGGCTGGGAGATCCCTGTGTCGGTGCCGGTGCAGCACTTTGGAGCGGACAGCGTGCCCGCCCTGAACGCGGCCTTTGTGCAGAACTATGTGGCCTTGTTTGGCCACGCGATCGACGGGCTCGACATCGAGGTGGTGAGTTGGGCACTGTCCTTGCGTTCCAAGACCTTGCCGCCGGCCAAGGCCGCGCTGCAGCGGGGCGGCACGCCCCAAAAGGGTGCCGGTACGGTGCTGGACCGCCGCGAGGTGTTTGACGGCAAACAGGGACAGTTCTATGTCTGCGATATCTATGAGCGCCTGGGCCTGCCCCGGGGCCAGGCCGTGCCCGGCCCGGTGGTGATTGTGGAGAAGGAAACCTCGACCTATGTGAGCCCCGGATTCAAGGTGGTGCTGCAGGCAGATGACTGCATGCTGGTCGAGCGCATGGACAGCGGAGTGTGA
- the nrdB gene encoding class Ia ribonucleoside-diphosphate reductase subunit beta — MAYSTFSKVDNDQLKEPMFFGNSVNVARYDQQKYPIFEKLIEKQLSFFWRPEEVDITQDRIDYQNLPDHEKHIFISNLKYQTLLDSIQGRSPNMAFLPLVSLPELETWIETWAFSETIHSRSYTHILRNIVNDPSVIFDDIMRNESIKLRAGDISSYYDDLIRDAMLHAQLGAGSHTINGVVHQIDVYQLKKKMYLCLMNVNILEAIRFYVSFACSFAFAERKLMEGNAKIIRLIARDEALHLTGTQHLLNIMRSGQDDPDFAKIAKETEQECFEMFKTAAMQEKQWAEYLFRDGSMIGLNKDILSQYVEYITNIRMTAIGLKPAFDNAKSNPIPWINTWLSSDTVQVAPQEVELSSYLVGQINAEVSLDDLSGIEL, encoded by the coding sequence ATGGCATACAGCACCTTCTCCAAGGTCGACAATGACCAGCTCAAGGAACCGATGTTCTTTGGCAATTCGGTCAATGTCGCCCGCTACGACCAGCAGAAGTACCCGATCTTCGAGAAGCTGATCGAAAAGCAGCTCTCGTTTTTCTGGCGCCCTGAGGAAGTGGACATCACGCAGGACCGGATCGACTACCAGAACCTGCCCGACCACGAAAAGCACATCTTCATCAGCAACCTGAAGTACCAGACGCTGCTCGACTCCATCCAGGGCCGCAGCCCCAACATGGCCTTCCTGCCGCTGGTATCGCTGCCCGAGCTCGAGACCTGGATCGAGACCTGGGCGTTTTCCGAGACCATCCACTCGCGCTCGTACACGCACATCCTGCGCAACATCGTCAACGATCCATCGGTGATCTTTGACGACATCATGCGCAACGAGAGCATCAAGCTGCGCGCGGGCGATATCTCGTCGTACTACGACGACCTGATCCGCGATGCGATGCTGCACGCCCAGCTGGGCGCAGGCAGCCACACGATCAATGGCGTGGTACACCAGATCGATGTGTACCAGCTCAAGAAGAAGATGTACCTGTGCCTGATGAATGTGAACATTCTGGAGGCCATCCGCTTTTATGTGAGCTTTGCCTGCTCTTTCGCGTTTGCCGAGCGCAAGCTGATGGAGGGCAATGCCAAGATCATCCGCCTGATCGCCCGCGATGAAGCGCTGCACCTGACCGGCACCCAGCATTTGCTCAACATCATGCGCTCGGGCCAGGACGATCCGGACTTTGCCAAGATCGCCAAGGAGACCGAGCAGGAATGCTTTGAGATGTTCAAGACGGCGGCGATGCAGGAAAAGCAGTGGGCCGAGTACCTGTTCCGCGACGGCTCGATGATTGGCCTCAACAAGGACATCCTGAGCCAGTATGTGGAGTACATCACCAATATCCGCATGACCGCGATCGGGCTCAAACCGGCGTTTGACAACGCCAAGAGCAACCCGATCCCCTGGATCAACACCTGGCTGTCGTCCGACACCGTGCAGGTGGCCCCGCAAGAGGTGGAGCTGAGCTCCTACCTGGTGGGCCAGATCAACGCCGAAGTCTCGCTCGATGACCTGAGCGGAATCGAGTTGTGA
- the yfaE gene encoding class I ribonucleotide reductase maintenance protein YfaE encodes MTTVSTTDTLIRVLPGESLLEALERTGHDVEYQCRGGYCGSCRLTLVEGEVVYTQEPLAFVGPNEVVPCCCVVKTPIKVECSLRQVETSADDKNQLALDL; translated from the coding sequence GTGACCACCGTCAGCACCACGGACACCCTTATACGCGTGCTGCCAGGGGAGAGCCTGCTCGAAGCGCTGGAGCGCACGGGCCACGATGTGGAGTACCAGTGCCGTGGTGGTTATTGCGGCAGCTGCCGCCTCACCTTGGTGGAGGGCGAAGTCGTCTACACCCAGGAGCCGCTGGCCTTTGTCGGGCCCAATGAGGTGGTTCCCTGCTGCTGTGTGGTCAAGACCCCCATCAAGGTGGAGTGCAGCCTGCGGCAAGTGGAAACCAGCGCCGACGATAAGAACCAGCTGGCCCTGGACTTGTAA